A stretch of Pseudoprevotella muciniphila DNA encodes these proteins:
- a CDS encoding AMP-binding protein: MQTTAETNSARDQKNNNDLTSSRDFIQLIQESIVKHWNEEALTDYKGDTLRYKDVARKIEKIHIFFEQTGIKKGDKVALCGRNCAHWAVAYIATLTYGAVCVPILHEFKPDQVEDLVNHSEARLLFVGDYIWPQLDAAAMPDLEGIIGILDFQVLLSRSEELTYAREHLNELYGKKFPKFFRAEHVHYRTSEPEELALINYTSGTTSNSKGVMVPYRAMWSNYHFALEVLEPYMPKEGARLVSILPMAHMYGMAFEFLYGFLRGTHLYFLTRVPSPKIIFQAFGEIKPHLIICVPLVLEKVIKNMILPKLQTPSMKILLGLPVISQHIRNRIREQLFQAFGGNFYEIIVGGAAFNSEVELFLHRIGFNVTVGYGTTETAPIISYSDWKEARTTSCGVAAPRMEIKIDSSDPYNIVGEILTRGDNVMLGYYKNEAATQASFTEDGWYRTGDLGVLDEDGYLYIKGRSKNMLLGANGQNIYPEEIEDKLSTMPYVSECIVIQKGEHLYALIHPNYEEAQRDNVEGEALLRQLEQNRKDLNEQIPAYERIQGIKIFEEEFEKTAKRTIKRYLYVNEEV; the protein is encoded by the coding sequence ATGCAGACCACGGCAGAAACAAACTCAGCAAGAGATCAGAAGAATAATAATGACTTAACATCATCAAGGGATTTCATCCAACTTATCCAGGAGTCAATAGTAAAGCATTGGAACGAGGAAGCACTGACCGACTATAAGGGCGACACGCTGCGTTACAAGGATGTGGCGCGCAAAATAGAGAAAATACATATCTTCTTTGAACAGACAGGCATAAAGAAAGGCGACAAAGTGGCGCTCTGCGGTAGAAACTGCGCGCATTGGGCGGTGGCATATATAGCCACACTGACATACGGTGCTGTGTGCGTGCCAATACTTCATGAGTTCAAGCCCGACCAGGTGGAAGACCTCGTGAATCACAGCGAAGCGCGACTGCTCTTTGTCGGCGACTATATCTGGCCGCAACTTGATGCTGCTGCCATGCCCGACCTTGAAGGCATCATTGGTATTCTCGACTTCCAGGTGCTGCTGAGCCGTTCTGAAGAACTGACTTATGCACGTGAGCACCTCAACGAACTCTATGGAAAGAAGTTTCCCAAATTTTTCCGCGCTGAGCACGTACACTATCGCACATCAGAGCCAGAAGAACTCGCACTCATTAACTATACCAGCGGAACAACGAGTAATTCAAAGGGCGTGATGGTGCCCTATCGCGCCATGTGGTCCAACTACCACTTCGCGCTGGAGGTGCTCGAACCATATATGCCGAAAGAAGGAGCACGACTGGTGAGCATCCTGCCGATGGCGCACATGTATGGCATGGCATTCGAGTTCCTCTATGGCTTCCTGCGGGGCACGCATCTCTATTTCCTCACACGAGTGCCTTCACCAAAAATCATATTCCAGGCCTTTGGCGAAATCAAGCCGCATCTCATCATTTGTGTGCCGCTCGTACTCGAGAAGGTTATCAAGAATATGATACTGCCGAAGTTGCAGACACCCAGCATGAAAATCCTGCTCGGACTGCCTGTTATCAGTCAGCACATACGCAACCGCATACGCGAACAACTCTTCCAGGCATTCGGAGGCAATTTCTATGAAATCATAGTGGGCGGTGCAGCCTTCAACAGCGAAGTGGAACTCTTCCTGCACCGCATTGGCTTCAACGTAACTGTGGGCTACGGCACAACCGAAACAGCACCTATCATCAGTTATTCAGACTGGAAAGAGGCGCGAACCACATCATGCGGAGTTGCGGCACCGAGAATGGAAATAAAGATTGACAGTTCCGACCCATATAACATAGTAGGAGAAATCCTCACGCGCGGCGACAACGTGATGCTTGGCTATTACAAGAACGAAGCTGCCACACAAGCCTCATTCACAGAAGACGGATGGTACCGCACGGGCGACCTTGGCGTGTTGGATGAGGATGGATACCTCTATATCAAGGGGCGCAGCAAGAATATGCTCCTCGGTGCTAACGGACAGAATATCTACCCGGAAGAAATAGAGGACAAACTAAGCACCATGCCTTACGTAAGTGAGTGCATCGTCATACAGAAAGGCGAACACCTCTATGCACTTATTCATCCTAACTATGAAGAGGCGCAACGCGACAATGTGGAAGGCGAAGCACTCCTCAGACAACTGGAGCAAAACCGCAAGGACCTCAACGAACAAATACCTGCCTACGAGCGAATACAGGGTATAAAGATTTTCGAGGAGGAGTTTGAAAAGACGGCGAAGCGCACCATCAAGCGCTATCTCTACGTAAACGAGGAAGTATAA
- a CDS encoding acyltransferase family protein, translating into MRDSSFSIVKAFGIMLVVFFHCNVLPVVGSLAGSICVSVFFICSGYFFSGKNVQPGGPERFIARRFRSLYVPFLKWAVIFLVLHNLLVHIGVESGSGLGKLYDWQAFSQRLWSVTFNMSGFDEQLSGTFWFFRCLLICSLVMLAILWTIRHWFGEKSLHRAAWVVLLLLVLLVVWKNMLGLKITGVAQGGSRELAGLFMMFSGFLYRKYEAKVPVGWKWWPLCFAILLSVAFFYPSLMSYNQDTPHFFAWTAASYAGFLLLRGIAKAISTHLPKATDFLAYIGDRTLCIFAFHFSAFKVVSLLKVWLLGLPSGLLANHPVTNAGNAWDVPFMALYFIMGVVLPLASKHLYDTYWKNRRRRVVHGLLSHFHKKC; encoded by the coding sequence ATGCGTGACTCATCCTTCTCCATAGTAAAGGCGTTCGGCATCATGCTCGTCGTCTTTTTCCATTGCAACGTGTTGCCTGTGGTGGGAAGCCTTGCGGGGTCAATTTGTGTGTCGGTGTTCTTTATTTGTTCAGGTTATTTCTTTAGCGGCAAGAATGTGCAGCCTGGAGGACCTGAACGTTTCATCGCACGCAGGTTCCGAAGTCTTTACGTGCCGTTCCTGAAGTGGGCTGTTATCTTTCTCGTGTTGCATAATCTGCTGGTACATATCGGCGTGGAGTCGGGCAGTGGGCTTGGTAAACTTTATGATTGGCAAGCGTTTAGTCAGCGCCTGTGGAGCGTAACATTCAATATGAGCGGTTTCGACGAGCAACTCAGCGGCACATTCTGGTTCTTCCGATGTCTGCTTATCTGTTCACTGGTGATGCTGGCTATCCTTTGGACTATACGTCATTGGTTTGGCGAAAAGTCGCTTCACAGAGCGGCATGGGTGGTGCTGCTGTTGTTGGTTCTCCTTGTTGTCTGGAAAAATATGCTGGGGTTGAAAATTACCGGAGTGGCGCAAGGGGGGTCCAGAGAACTGGCAGGACTGTTCATGATGTTTTCGGGTTTTCTATATCGGAAATATGAAGCGAAAGTGCCCGTTGGCTGGAAATGGTGGCCGCTCTGTTTTGCTATACTCCTTTCTGTGGCATTCTTCTATCCCTCTCTGATGTCTTACAATCAGGACACACCGCATTTCTTCGCCTGGACGGCTGCATCTTACGCTGGTTTCCTGCTCTTGCGCGGTATAGCAAAAGCCATCTCCACACATCTGCCAAAGGCAACGGATTTCCTCGCTTATATCGGCGATCGCACATTGTGCATCTTCGCCTTCCATTTCAGTGCCTTTAAGGTGGTGAGCCTTCTTAAAGTTTGGCTCCTCGGTCTTCCTTCCGGCTTGCTTGCTAACCATCCCGTAACCAATGCCGGAAATGCATGGGATGTTCCTTTTATGGCACTATATTTTATCATGGGTGTGGTACTACCCCTCGCATCAAAACACCTCTACGATACATACTGGAAAAACAGAAGACGGCGCGTTGTTCATGGGTTGCTGTCGCATTTCCACAAAAAATGCTAA
- a CDS encoding ribonuclease HII, with amino-acid sequence MKTHKVLEPVFNDLGLVEAGCDEAGRGCLAGSVYAGAVIFPPDYRNERLNDSKQLTAKQRYALREEIQRDALAWGIGVVTPEEIDKINILRASITAMHRALDSLAIRPGFIIVDGNKFFNYGDTPWQTVVKGDGKYLSIAAASILAKTYRDDYMAQLHEEYPYYGWDHNAGYPTKAHRDGIRKHGISPYHRKSYNLLGDGQLELFPDVAFSDEK; translated from the coding sequence ATGAAGACTCATAAAGTTCTTGAACCGGTGTTTAACGACCTTGGACTTGTCGAAGCGGGTTGTGACGAAGCAGGACGTGGCTGTCTGGCAGGGAGTGTGTATGCCGGAGCAGTCATTTTTCCGCCTGACTATCGGAATGAACGCCTTAACGACTCCAAGCAACTCACAGCCAAGCAGCGGTATGCGCTCCGCGAAGAGATACAGCGCGATGCGCTGGCATGGGGCATAGGTGTGGTAACGCCGGAAGAAATAGACAAAATCAATATCCTGCGTGCTTCAATAACGGCTATGCACCGTGCGCTCGACAGTCTTGCGATACGTCCCGGATTTATCATCGTCGATGGCAACAAGTTTTTCAATTATGGCGATACGCCATGGCAGACCGTAGTGAAAGGCGACGGGAAGTATCTGTCCATAGCCGCAGCGTCCATTCTGGCAAAAACCTACCGAGACGACTATATGGCGCAACTTCATGAGGAATACCCCTATTATGGTTGGGATCATAACGCAGGATATCCTACAAAGGCACATCGCGATGGCATCCGTAAGCATGGCATTTCGCCCTATCATCGCAAATCGTATAACTTGCTCGGCGACGGACAACTGGAACTTTTCCCCGACGTCGCTTTTTCAGATGAGAAATAA
- a CDS encoding CYTH domain-containing protein translates to MPLEIERKFLIKGDYKKLSTSHTTIIQGYICSARGRTVRVRLRDDKCYLTIKGPSRRGGLSRYEFEKEITRDEGLSLLSICEPGIIHKTRWLVPVGKHVFEVDEFYGDNEGLVMAEVELKDENEPFERPDFLGDEVTGKRRYYNSLLRTTPYKKWSEEEKNNTDNP, encoded by the coding sequence ATGCCATTAGAAATAGAACGTAAGTTTCTCATCAAAGGCGACTACAAAAAGTTATCGACCTCCCACACCACCATCATTCAAGGCTACATTTGCAGCGCAAGAGGCAGGACGGTTCGCGTGCGGCTGCGCGATGACAAATGCTACCTCACCATCAAAGGGCCATCCAGACGCGGCGGACTGTCTCGTTATGAATTTGAGAAAGAAATAACCCGCGACGAAGGTCTCTCACTGCTTAGCATCTGCGAGCCCGGCATCATCCACAAGACACGCTGGCTTGTGCCTGTGGGTAAGCACGTGTTTGAAGTTGATGAATTCTATGGCGACAACGAAGGTCTCGTCATGGCAGAGGTAGAACTTAAGGACGAGAACGAGCCTTTCGAACGGCCTGACTTCCTCGGCGACGAAGTAACCGGCAAACGCCGTTACTATAATTCGCTCCTGCGCACGACTCCCTACAAAAAATGGAGCGAGGAAGAAAAAAACAATACCGATAACCCGTAG
- the prfB gene encoding peptide chain release factor 2 produces the protein MITTEQLKEAQDRCEQLYRYLDIPAKQMQYEEEQLRTQAPDFWEDQKRAEEQMKLVKGLEKWLNGYKEVKTLTDELQLAFEFCKDGLIEESEVDDDYAKAIAAIEALELKNMLRQEEDAMSCVLKINSGAGGTESQDWAQMLMRMYMRYAEANDYKVSISNLQEGEEAGIKTVTFEIEGDYAYGYLKSENGVHRLVRVSPYNAQGKRMTSFASVFVTPLVDDSIEVNVDPSKISWDLFRSGGAGGQNVNKVETGVRLRYQYTDPDTGEQEEILIENTESRKQLENRENAMRLLRSQLYDRELQRRKAAQAKIEAGKKKIEWGSQIRSYVFDDRRVKDHRTNYQTSDVNGVMDGKIDGFIKAYLMEFAGQNNEN, from the coding sequence ATGATAACAACAGAACAACTTAAAGAAGCACAAGACCGCTGCGAGCAACTTTACCGCTACCTCGACATTCCTGCCAAGCAGATGCAGTACGAGGAAGAACAACTTCGCACCCAGGCTCCCGACTTCTGGGAGGACCAGAAACGTGCCGAGGAGCAGATGAAGTTGGTCAAGGGACTCGAAAAATGGCTGAACGGCTACAAAGAGGTGAAGACTCTGACCGATGAACTGCAACTGGCATTCGAGTTCTGCAAGGACGGCCTGATTGAAGAAAGCGAGGTGGACGACGACTATGCCAAAGCCATCGCAGCCATCGAAGCGCTCGAACTCAAGAACATGCTCCGCCAAGAAGAGGACGCCATGTCATGCGTACTGAAAATTAATTCCGGAGCAGGCGGTACAGAGAGTCAGGACTGGGCACAGATGCTCATGCGTATGTATATGCGCTATGCAGAGGCAAACGACTACAAAGTGAGCATTTCCAACCTTCAGGAAGGCGAAGAAGCGGGTATCAAGACCGTTACATTCGAGATAGAGGGCGACTATGCCTACGGCTACCTTAAGAGCGAGAACGGCGTTCATCGTTTGGTTCGCGTTTCGCCCTACAACGCACAGGGCAAGCGCATGACGAGTTTTGCCAGTGTGTTCGTAACACCACTGGTGGATGATTCCATCGAAGTGAACGTGGATCCTTCAAAAATCAGTTGGGACCTCTTCCGCAGCGGTGGAGCCGGAGGTCAGAACGTGAACAAGGTGGAAACAGGTGTGCGTCTGCGCTATCAATACACCGACCCCGACACCGGCGAACAGGAAGAAATCCTCATAGAGAACACCGAAAGCCGCAAGCAGTTGGAAAACCGCGAGAACGCCATGCGCTTGCTGCGCAGCCAACTCTACGACCGCGAATTGCAGCGCAGAAAAGCCGCACAGGCAAAGATTGAAGCCGGCAAGAAGAAGATTGAATGGGGCAGCCAGATACGCTCCTACGTGTTCGACGATCGCCGTGTAAAAGACCACCGCACAAACTATCAGACAAGCGATGTAAATGGTGTGATGGACGGGAAAATAGACGGTTTCATCAAGGCTTACCTCATGGAATTTGCAGGACAGAACAATGAAAACTAA
- a CDS encoding alpha/beta hydrolase, producing MKKLLLCTVLAGIMLTVSAQKEKNNQNEKNMTQRQLTTKWDKTFPQSDKVDHKKVTFHNRYGIELAADMYTPKSAPEGGKFAAIAVSGPFGAVKEQSSGLYAQHMAERGFLTIAFDPSYTGESGGEPRRTASPDINTEDFLAAVDFLSTLEDVDAERIGIIGICGFGGMAINAAALDPRIKATVASTMYDISRNAANGYFDQNDNAEARNAMRRMMAEARTKAYKTGDYGRTGGVIDPLPEDAPWFVKDYHAYYKTPRGYHERSGNSTDGWNTIGTQSFMNQPLLAYAHEIDRPVLLIHGEKAHSRYFSEGAFEKMTGQHVEGVSKTIGNKELLIIPGASHVDLYDDAAGVIPFDKLENFFKSNLKK from the coding sequence ATGAAAAAGTTATTACTATGCACTGTCCTCGCCGGCATCATGCTGACCGTCAGTGCACAAAAAGAAAAAAACAATCAAAACGAAAAGAATATGACCCAACGACAACTGACAACAAAGTGGGACAAGACCTTCCCACAGAGCGACAAGGTGGACCATAAGAAGGTAACATTCCACAATCGCTATGGCATAGAACTCGCAGCAGACATGTACACACCGAAGTCTGCCCCCGAAGGCGGTAAGTTTGCTGCCATCGCCGTAAGCGGACCGTTCGGTGCAGTGAAGGAACAGTCGAGCGGTCTCTACGCACAGCACATGGCAGAGCGTGGATTTCTGACCATCGCTTTCGACCCTTCATACACAGGCGAGAGTGGAGGTGAGCCTCGTCGCACGGCATCACCCGACATCAACACAGAAGACTTCCTTGCAGCCGTTGATTTCCTCTCCACCCTCGAAGATGTGGACGCAGAACGCATCGGCATCATCGGCATCTGCGGTTTCGGTGGCATGGCAATCAATGCCGCAGCACTCGACCCACGCATCAAGGCAACGGTGGCATCAACGATGTACGACATCAGTCGCAATGCTGCGAACGGCTACTTCGACCAGAACGACAATGCCGAGGCACGCAATGCTATGCGACGGATGATGGCAGAAGCACGCACCAAGGCATATAAGACGGGCGACTATGGCCGCACGGGCGGTGTCATTGATCCGCTACCGGAAGATGCTCCGTGGTTCGTCAAGGATTATCACGCCTACTATAAGACCCCACGCGGCTACCATGAGCGCAGTGGTAACTCAACTGATGGCTGGAACACCATTGGTACCCAGTCGTTCATGAATCAGCCCCTGCTCGCCTATGCCCACGAGATTGACCGCCCCGTGCTGCTCATTCACGGCGAGAAGGCTCACAGCCGCTACTTCAGCGAGGGTGCCTTCGAGAAGATGACAGGGCAGCACGTGGAGGGCGTGAGCAAGACGATAGGGAATAAAGAACTGCTCATCATTCCCGGCGCATCCCACGTGGACCTCTACGACGACGCAGCAGGAGTGATTCCGTTCGACAAGTTAGAAAACTTCTTCAAGTCAAACCTAAAGAAATAG
- a CDS encoding cyclophilin-like fold protein encodes MKQLFVILSVLLLTCCSSESTIKAQDNKTSDNLTQKMYITIDGRTESATLTDNAATRALTARLEEAPITVTLNSSGGFEIWGALGFTLPASNKQMTAQPGDIILYGGSNICMFYGSNSWSYTLLGRIDGLSESELRAFLKAGKSNISVTLSLNQTTGIRQTESDERKSGEYTLQGTIAQARTKGIIIKNGKKIIR; translated from the coding sequence ATGAAACAGTTATTCGTCATACTGTCTGTCCTGTTACTGACATGCTGTTCCTCGGAGAGCACAATTAAAGCCCAGGACAATAAAACCTCAGACAACCTGACACAAAAAATGTACATCACCATCGACGGAAGGACAGAATCAGCCACACTCACCGACAACGCAGCCACCAGAGCATTGACAGCAAGACTTGAGGAAGCGCCCATAACAGTAACACTCAACTCCAGCGGCGGATTTGAGATATGGGGCGCACTGGGTTTCACGCTGCCTGCGAGCAATAAGCAAATGACAGCACAGCCAGGCGACATCATCCTCTATGGCGGGAGCAACATCTGCATGTTCTATGGCTCAAACTCCTGGAGTTACACCCTTCTTGGGAGGATAGACGGACTGTCTGAAAGCGAACTGCGGGCGTTTCTCAAAGCGGGCAAAAGCAATATCAGCGTAACATTGTCGCTGAACCAGACAACAGGCATTCGTCAAACAGAGTCCGACGAAAGAAAGTCTGGGGAATATACCCTTCAAGGCACGATAGCCCAGGCAAGGACAAAAGGAATAATTATCAAAAACGGTAAAAAGATAATCAGATGA
- a CDS encoding dihydrofolate reductase family protein: MRPYVICHMMASLDGRIDCAMTEQIDDTNHYYEALAQLGCPSTLEGKTTLAMHYAQEGTFQPARAHEDAGLQLYKAVEAKGYAVGIDTNGTLRWDDNTTELFGRPLLMILSEHTSQEYLDYLKQKHISFITSGRNGIDFASAFETLRTVFGVERLAVVGGGHINGSLLDLGLIDEISMMYGYGIDGREGMAAAFDGRTLSSKPIRLTFKSVEEQDGIVWMRYLVEVKK; encoded by the coding sequence ATGAGACCATACGTAATCTGCCACATGATGGCTTCGCTCGATGGCAGGATAGACTGTGCCATGACCGAACAGATTGATGATACCAACCACTACTACGAGGCACTGGCACAACTCGGCTGCCCGTCAACACTTGAAGGAAAGACCACACTGGCGATGCACTATGCACAGGAGGGAACTTTTCAGCCTGCAAGAGCACATGAAGATGCAGGGCTGCAGTTGTATAAGGCCGTGGAAGCAAAGGGTTACGCAGTAGGTATAGACACCAATGGCACACTGCGATGGGATGACAACACTACAGAACTCTTTGGGCGTCCGCTACTGATGATTCTCTCGGAACACACCAGTCAGGAATATCTGGACTACCTGAAACAGAAGCACATTTCGTTTATCACTTCAGGACGCAACGGCATCGACTTCGCCTCGGCATTCGAAACGCTACGCACCGTCTTCGGCGTGGAGCGGCTTGCCGTGGTGGGCGGTGGTCATATCAACGGATCGCTCCTCGACCTTGGACTGATAGACGAGATAAGCATGATGTACGGCTACGGCATCGACGGACGCGAGGGAATGGCTGCTGCTTTCGACGGTCGCACACTGTCCAGCAAGCCTATCCGCCTCACATTCAAGAGTGTGGAAGAACAGGACGGCATCGTATGGATGAGATACCTTGTGGAAGTAAAGAAATAA
- a CDS encoding helix-turn-helix domain-containing protein — translation MKIDLYINEANDYARDIGAPVYHPHVSVIHYDEMGKIRHSLNRINCFGIFLQREFPEGLTYGMGTYREGNGSLMAYSQGQIGGKQDDGTLRQYHGWVLLFDTEFVHGTEIERRISNYHFFSYNANEALFLTAEEKETLAGLMANVRTEIMKNDEIGQDDIIKDYILLILDYCNRFYARQFKEMTTMSSDILSRFQQVLKDYYENGLQRQKGLPSVKYCASELCLSAGYFGDIVREALGESPKDYIRSFIIQRAKNLLLGGHSVTQTADALGFEYPNHFTRIFKQSTGQTPSQFYAEQRKK, via the coding sequence ATGAAAATAGATCTTTACATCAACGAAGCGAACGACTACGCACGCGACATCGGTGCGCCGGTCTATCACCCTCACGTCTCTGTGATACACTACGACGAGATGGGCAAAATACGCCATTCACTGAACCGCATCAACTGTTTCGGCATTTTTCTGCAACGGGAGTTTCCTGAGGGTCTGACTTACGGCATGGGCACCTATCGGGAGGGTAACGGTTCGCTGATGGCTTACTCGCAAGGACAGATTGGCGGCAAGCAGGATGACGGAACATTGCGACAGTACCACGGATGGGTACTACTGTTCGACACAGAGTTCGTTCATGGCACGGAGATAGAGCGACGTATCAGCAACTACCACTTCTTTTCTTACAATGCCAACGAAGCCCTGTTTCTGACAGCCGAGGAGAAGGAGACGCTGGCAGGACTGATGGCTAACGTCAGAACGGAAATCATGAAAAATGATGAAATAGGACAGGACGACATCATCAAGGACTACATTCTGCTGATACTCGACTATTGCAACCGTTTCTATGCACGCCAGTTTAAGGAGATGACAACAATGAGCAGCGACATACTCAGCCGTTTCCAGCAAGTACTGAAAGACTATTACGAAAATGGCTTGCAACGGCAGAAAGGACTGCCCAGCGTGAAGTACTGCGCCAGTGAGTTGTGTCTGTCGGCAGGCTATTTTGGCGACATCGTGCGTGAAGCCCTCGGCGAAAGTCCAAAGGATTACATACGCAGTTTTATCATCCAACGCGCCAAGAATCTGCTGCTTGGCGGACACAGCGTAACACAAACGGCGGACGCACTGGGTTTTGAGTACCCCAACCATTTTACCCGCATTTTCAAACAGTCAACCGGGCAGACACCTTCTCAATTCTACGCCGAACAACGCAAAAAGTAG